The sequence GGTCCGCCGGAATTTGTCGATGCCGAGATCGATGCCCAAGCGCACCGTCGCAACGTTGTTGGATTCCGCCAAGGCCAGCATCAAAGGCATACGGCCACGATAGCGCTTGTCGTAGTTTTGCGGGGTCCAGGGCGCGCGGTTACGCTCGCGCAGCACAATGGGGCTGTCGTACAAAGGCGTGATCAGATTATAGCGGGAGGGTTGCGAAAGCGCGGCGAGATACACGGCGGGTTTCACTAAGGAACCCACCGGGCGCTTGGCGTCAAGCGCGCGGTTAAATCCCGCATAGCGCGGATCGCGGCCTCCGGCCAGCGCGAGCACCTCGCCGGTATCGATGGCCGCGGCGACCACCGCCCCCTGCAGACGCCCGGCCTGCATTCGCTTTTGCCTCTCAAGATCGCTAAGACTTGCGCGCAAGGCCTGCTCTGCTCGCCGTTGGGTTTGAGGATCGAGGGTGGTGAAGATCTGTAAGCCCTCGTTGCGCAGATCCTCGTCATCATAAATGATGCCGAGCTGGCGGCGCACCAGATCGACAAACGCGGGGTGATTGGACGTGGCCGATCGATTTTTCTTACTCAGGGTAAGAGGCAATTTCATCAATGCGTCACCCGCCTCGGGGGTAAGCGCACCGCGATTGATCATGAGCGCCAGGACCTGATTCCTCCGTTGGAGCGCGCGTTTCGGATGGCGCCGCGGATCGTAATAGGAGGCGCCGCGAACCAACCCGATGAGCAACGCCAGCTCATGCACTTGGAGCTCACGCAACGGACGGCCGAAATAGAAACGCGCGCCGAGGCCGAAGCCGTGGATCGCTCTAAAACCGTCTTGACCGAGGAAGATCTCATTGATATAGGCTTCGAGGATCTCAGCCTTGCTGTAATGCCATTCCAAGAGGACCGCCATCACCGCCTCGTTGATCTTGCGCCAGAGTGTACGCTCCGAGCTCAAAAACAGGTTTTTAACCAGTTGCTGCGTTAAGGTGCTACCCCCTTGCCGAACTTCACCCGCGCGCAGATTCTCAATGAAAGCGCGTCCAATGGCGAGCGGGTCGATTCCGAAGTGATGCAGGTAGGCTTTGTCCTCGGCCGCTATCAAGCCCTGGACTAGCATGGACGGCACGTCGTCAATCTTGACGAGAATACGATCTTCATTATGGTGAGGGTAAATCCTCGCGATTTCCAAAGGCTCCAAGCGCATGAGCGCCACCTGCGTCCCGCTGCGTCTATCGATAATCGCCTGCACGCGTCCCTGATGCAGCCGGATCTCTACCACCCGCGAGGATTCCTCGCCATCCCAAAACCGATAGCCGCGCGAGAAAAGCCGCACGGAGTTTGACGTCTGTTGATATTGGCCCGGTCTCCGGATGAGCGGCGCCTCTTGATAGCCCAAGACCCCGAGCTCGCTGATGATTTCTGCTCTATGCAGGGTACGCCCCGGGTAGAGTTCCAATGGGCGCGCGTAGACGCGCGCCGGTAGCGACCAGCGCTGCCCATCGAACTGCACGCGGAGCCGGTGATCAACCCACGACACCCAGGCGCCAAAGATCACCAGACAGACCAAACCGAGCCGGATCCACCAAGCGCGCAGCCGCCGATACAGAGATCGTAGCCGTTCTCCCTTGTGCTTGCGACGCGGCACGGAAGCAACTACCGATAGACTTGCGGTCCGCGGATCACGCGCCTAGTGAGCTTTTTGTAGTTAGAAGGCGTCGTGTCGCCTAGAACGGGCCGCCAGAACGACCTCCGCCCGCGGATTGAGATCTCGTGAATAAATCTACTGCGCAGCCCACCCGCATCGTTGCGCGGTGCTCGGAATCCTCATGTATTTCCACATACACTGCGGTTCCTGCGCGCCGTGCGCCTCGCGGGCGGCCTTGCTCGCTACGATTTCTTCACAAGCTCTGCGTGCCGGTATACTGAGAACCTCGCTCCAGAAGCATCCGCTTCGGGAATCGGGAAATAAAGAGGCGTAGTTGTTCACGACGCCTCTAAACGTGATGACAGTCGCGCTAACGCTCTAGCTTCACGCCAACGCGCGGGTGTTACGCTACTTCTTTTTTGCGGGCGCTTTCTTTGCCGGCGCTTTTTTGCTGGCCATGGGCTTCTTAGCCGCGGGCGCCTTCGATGGAGCGGCCTTTTTCTTCATCACTGGTTTTTTTGCAAGTGCCTTCTTTGTTGCTGCCATAAGTTCATCCCCATGTGATAGTTGACGAAAAATCTTGAGAGCGAACTCAAGATTACGACGCTATATACATCACAAACTTGTACTATGCAATAGTTTTGTCATCATCGAATAAAAAGTATTCGTGGACTAAGTGCGGTCGCTATGCATAGATCCAGTAAACGTGCAAACTTTTCCTCGCCGGGATCGGTGTCATTGAAGACATCGAATGATCCGATCGCGAATGTCTTCGACGCTTCCGATTCCATCCACGCGCAGAAACCGCGGTCCGCATCCCGATGCGCGCGCCGAGTAATAATGAACCAAGGGCTCTGTCTGGCGGTGATAAACCTGCAAACGATTTCGTACGGTCTGCTCTTTATCGTCGTCTCGTTGCACCAAGGCTTCGCCGCTCACATCGTCCTTGCCTTCCGACTTGGGCGGATTAAACACCAGGTGGTAGGTTCGTCCCGAGGCCGGATGAACACGCCGTCCGGACATGCGCCGCACGATCTCGTCATCGTCGACGTGGATCTCGATCACAAAGTCGATCATGACGCCGGCCTGATTCAAGCCCTCGGCTTGCGGTATCGTCCGCGGGAATCCGTCAAGCAGGAAACCATTCTTGCAATCGGGCTCCGCGATGCGCTCCCGCACCAGGCCCAAGATAATTTCATCGGAGACTAAGCCGCCGGCCTCCATGACCTTTCTTGCCTCTTGTCCCAAGGGTGAACCCGCGGCCGCCGCCGCGCGCAGCATGTCGCCGGTCGAAACCTTGGGGATATCAAAGCGCCGGCATATAAACTCCGCCTGCGTACCTTTGCCGGCGCCCGGCCCGCCCAATAATATGATCCTCATCTGCTTGCTCCCTAGGCTTATGTCATAGCACGAGAACGTTTGTGCCTGAAGAGATGTAACCAACCTCGGCGGTTCCCTTGATGCCGTGATGTCGCCGCAATCGGCCCGCTCGACGATCATTTTGACACATGAAATAGATGCTCGCATGGAGCTTCACAACCGCCCTCAGACGACATAAGCAACTTGGCTAGCTCAGGCGCTTGTGGGAATATAGCGGCCAAGGCGGAACCTCCGGCTCCGCCTACACGCCTTTCAAGGATGCGCAAGCCTTCGCGAGGGCAACAACGAAAGCCTTACTAGAAAGTTCAGGATACATACACCATGAGGAAAAGACATTTAGTGATGTTGGCCTGTATCTGTGCCTTGTCGTTGAACGTGTCCGCCGAAGAAGCGGTAAAACTCGATACAGATCGCGAAAAGTTGAGTTACGCCATTGGGGTACAAGTGGCTCAGAGTCTCGCCAGTCAGGAAGTCGACCTCGACGCGCGCGCGTTTTCGCTGGCGATCGAGGATATGATTGCCGGCCGCGAACCGCGGATCCCACGCGAGGAATTCCAGGCCCTGCTGGAAAAACAACGGGCCACCATGCTGAAAGCACAGCAAGAAAAGTCCAAAAAGAACCTGGAAGAGAGTAAGGCGTTTCTAACGGCGAATCGCAAAAAGGAAGGCGTCAAGGAGCTACCCAGCGGTTTGCAATACCGGGTCGTTAAGGACGGCGCCGGGGACCAGCCAAAATCCACCGATACGGTATCGGTACACTACCGAGGTACGCTCATCGACGGGCGCGAATTCGATAGCTCCACGCGCGCCGGCCAACCGGCGGTTTTCCAGGTGAACGGCGTGATCAAAGGATGGCAGGAGGCCTTGCCGTTGATGAAAACAGGCGCTAAATGGCAGTTGTTTATTCCGCCCGGACTCGCCTATGGAGAGCGCGGCGCCGGCGGTGCGATTGGGCCGAACGAGACTTTGATCTTCGACATCGATCTGCTCGCCGTCAATCCTGCTAAAAAGTGAATCGTTTCTACTTTGTAAGCGTTTAGCGGTCCGGCCTACGGCGCCGGCGTGGGGGGCAGCTAAGTTGGGATAAGAGCGCTTACATGTTAAACGCCCCATCAGAGCGTGAACCAGGCGCGCGCCTGCTCAGGCTCGTTGAAGAGCTTGCCGCGGAGATCCACGCTCATCCCCCCGGGCGACGTACCTTCACGCTCGAGAGCGCACTCGATCGTGACGTCGGCCTCGATAGTTTGGCGCGCGTGGAGCTGTTCGCGCGTATGGAACGCGAGTTCGGCGTCGCGTTTTCAGAGGGCCTGTTCAGCGAGGTCCAGACGATTCACGATTTGCTGTCGGCGTTGTCCGATCAGCACCCGGCGAGCAAGCCAACTGCGGATCGTCGAGCACCCCTGGAGGCGCCCTCCCCTTCGCACGCCACGCCGCACGGCGCCCGAACGCTTTCCGAGGCGCTCGCATGGCATGCGGCCATCCATCCCGATCGCAAGCACATCACGCTCCTCGGGCCAACCGGCGATGAAGATATCCTCACCTACGGTGATCTCTACGCGGAAGCCAAGGCGATCGGCGGGAGCCTGCAACGGCGAGGGTTGCAACCGCGAGAGGCCGTGGTCCTCATGCTCCCTACGGGCCGCGACTATTTTCGCTGCTTCATGGGCGTGCTGCTCGCCGGCGGGATCCCGGTGCCCGTCTACCCCCCTACCCGTCAGAGTCAGCTCGATGATCACGTGCGGCGCTATGGTGCGATTCTGCGCAACTGCCAAGCCGCCGCGCTGATCACGGTCTCCGAAGGACGCGCACTCGCGCTGCTGTTTAAGGCGCAAACCGACACCCTGCGCTTCATCGCCACCGCCGCTGAGCTTTACCTGGCCGCGGACGGCATCGATATCCCCGTCATTCATGCCGACGACACGGCGTTTCTTCAGTACACCTCGGGCAGCACGGGGATTCCAAAAGGCGTGTTGCTCACCCATGGGAATCTTCTTGCGAATATACGGGCCGCGGGCGCAGCCCTGCGGGCACAATCGAGCGACGTCTTCGTCAGTTGGTTACCGCTTTATCATGATATGGGGCTCATCGGTGCGTGGTTCGGCACCTTGTACCATGCGACGCCCCTCGTCATCATGTCACCCTTGAACTTCCTCGCGCGCCCCCAGCGCTGGCTTTGGGCCATTCATCGCTACCGGGGAACGCTCTCGGCGGCGCCGAACTTCGCCTATGATCTGTGCTCGCGCCGTATCGCCGATGCGGACCTCGAGGGCTTGGATCTGGGCTCCTGGCGTGCGGCCTTGAATGGAGCGGAACCAGTCAACGCAGCCACCCTGCGGCGCTTCAACGCACGTTTCAGCCGTTACGGTTTTCGCCCGGAAACCATGGCGCCGGTCTATGGTCTTGCCGAGGCTTCGCTCGCGCTGACGATGCCGCCGCTCGATCGCGGCCCGCTCATCGATCGAATCGATCGCAAAGCCTTCGCGGAGCGCGGGATCGCCATCCCGGCCGCGGAGACCGATTCCCCCGCGATCGAGTTTGTCGCCTGCGGCCAGCCGATCTCCGGGCACGAAGTCCGGATCGCCGATGAGGGTGGCCGCGAGCTGCCCGATCGCCATCAAGGTCATCTGCAGTTTCGCGGTCCCTCGGCAACCCGAGGTTATTATCGAAACGCCGATGCCACCCGCGATCTCGTCAAAGGCGAGTGGCTCGATCCCGGCGATCTTGCCTACATCGCTCAGGGCGACATCTACATCACGGGCCGCACCAAGGACCTGGTGATCCGCGCGGGACGAAATATCCATCCACATGAAATGGAAGATGCCATCGGACTTATCCACGGCGTGCGCAAGGATCGGATCGCGGTCTTCGGTAGCCCGGATCCGCAAACCGGAACCGAACGGCTGATCGTGGTAGCCGAATCACGCGAATCGCGCCCCGATAAACGCGAGCAGATCCTGGCCCGAATCAACGAAATCGCGACCGATCTCGCCGGCGGTCCACCCGACACCGTGGTATTAGCGCCGCCCGGCACCGTACTCAGAACCTCAAGCGGCAAGATTCGGCGCAGCGCCAGCCGCGATCTTTATGAACGCGGGCAGATCGGTCAGCGTTCACCACCCATATGGCGGCAACTCGGGCGTCTTGTCACAGCCAGCGTTGCGCCTCTCATCAGGCGGCTTGGCAAGGCGCTGCGCGCGCATGCCTACGGGGTCTATGCTTGGACCGTGATCGGACTCATCACACCCCTGGTGTGGATGGCCGTCGTGCTGCTGCCGCGCCTCGAATGGCGCTGGGGAGCCGCAAGCGCCGCCGCGCGCTTCCTCGCCCGTGCCGTCCTCATCCCCTGTACGCTCAAAGGCGTGGAAAACTTACCGCCCGTTGACCAGCCGACAGTT is a genomic window of Pseudomonadota bacterium containing:
- the mrcB gene encoding penicillin-binding protein 1B produces the protein MPRRKHKGERLRSLYRRLRAWWIRLGLVCLVIFGAWVSWVDHRLRVQFDGQRWSLPARVYARPLELYPGRTLHRAEIISELGVLGYQEAPLIRRPGQYQQTSNSVRLFSRGYRFWDGEESSRVVEIRLHQGRVQAIIDRRSGTQVALMRLEPLEIARIYPHHNEDRILVKIDDVPSMLVQGLIAAEDKAYLHHFGIDPLAIGRAFIENLRAGEVRQGGSTLTQQLVKNLFLSSERTLWRKINEAVMAVLLEWHYSKAEILEAYINEIFLGQDGFRAIHGFGLGARFYFGRPLRELQVHELALLIGLVRGASYYDPRRHPKRALQRRNQVLALMINRGALTPEAGDALMKLPLTLSKKNRSATSNHPAFVDLVRRQLGIIYDDEDLRNEGLQIFTTLDPQTQRRAEQALRASLSDLERQKRMQAGRLQGAVVAAAIDTGEVLALAGGRDPRYAGFNRALDAKRPVGSLVKPAVYLAALSQPSRYNLITPLYDSPIVLRERNRAPWTPQNYDKRYRGRMPLMLALAESNNVATVRLGIDLGIDKFRRTLAQLGVSGEVPPYPSTFLGAIEMSPLEVAQMYQTLSSGGFYSALRAIRDVLTKDGQPLQRYGLTVKQVLPAAPVYLINYALAQVVRSGTASSLGAKLPQAMPLGGKTGTTDGLRDSWFVGFGSDVLAAVWLGADDNRPIGLTGASGAMRVWYELMKERPPATLDLAVPRGVEWQWVDVRAMARTTPSCPGSRRYPFITPFIPSRQVQCDRHEESDYAPAVRGLF
- the adk gene encoding adenylate kinase; this translates as MRIILLGGPGAGKGTQAEFICRRFDIPKVSTGDMLRAAAAAGSPLGQEARKVMEAGGLVSDEIILGLVRERIAEPDCKNGFLLDGFPRTIPQAEGLNQAGVMIDFVIEIHVDDDEIVRRMSGRRVHPASGRTYHLVFNPPKSEGKDDVSGEALVQRDDDKEQTVRNRLQVYHRQTEPLVHYYSARASGCGPRFLRVDGIGSVEDIRDRIIRCLQ
- a CDS encoding FKBP-type peptidyl-prolyl cis-trans isomerase, which translates into the protein MRKRHLVMLACICALSLNVSAEEAVKLDTDREKLSYAIGVQVAQSLASQEVDLDARAFSLAIEDMIAGREPRIPREEFQALLEKQRATMLKAQQEKSKKNLEESKAFLTANRKKEGVKELPSGLQYRVVKDGAGDQPKSTDTVSVHYRGTLIDGREFDSSTRAGQPAVFQVNGVIKGWQEALPLMKTGAKWQLFIPPGLAYGERGAGGAIGPNETLIFDIDLLAVNPAKK
- a CDS encoding AMP-binding protein, which gives rise to MLNAPSEREPGARLLRLVEELAAEIHAHPPGRRTFTLESALDRDVGLDSLARVELFARMEREFGVAFSEGLFSEVQTIHDLLSALSDQHPASKPTADRRAPLEAPSPSHATPHGARTLSEALAWHAAIHPDRKHITLLGPTGDEDILTYGDLYAEAKAIGGSLQRRGLQPREAVVLMLPTGRDYFRCFMGVLLAGGIPVPVYPPTRQSQLDDHVRRYGAILRNCQAAALITVSEGRALALLFKAQTDTLRFIATAAELYLAADGIDIPVIHADDTAFLQYTSGSTGIPKGVLLTHGNLLANIRAAGAALRAQSSDVFVSWLPLYHDMGLIGAWFGTLYHATPLVIMSPLNFLARPQRWLWAIHRYRGTLSAAPNFAYDLCSRRIADADLEGLDLGSWRAALNGAEPVNAATLRRFNARFSRYGFRPETMAPVYGLAEASLALTMPPLDRGPLIDRIDRKAFAERGIAIPAAETDSPAIEFVACGQPISGHEVRIADEGGRELPDRHQGHLQFRGPSATRGYYRNADATRDLVKGEWLDPGDLAYIAQGDIYITGRTKDLVIRAGRNIHPHEMEDAIGLIHGVRKDRIAVFGSPDPQTGTERLIVVAESRESRPDKREQILARINEIATDLAGGPPDTVVLAPPGTVLRTSSGKIRRSASRDLYERGQIGQRSPPIWRQLGRLVTASVAPLIRRLGKALRAHAYGVYAWTVIGLITPLVWMAVVLLPRLEWRWGAASAAARFLARAVLIPCTLKGVENLPPVDQPTVFIANHASYLDSYFLVGYLPRIPSFVAKAELARQFTARVFLSRLATEFVERFDKEKGLADARRIAGALRRGGSLLFFPEGTFSRVPELLPFHMGAFIAAAETATPVVPIAIQGTRNILRAGNWAPSRGKVTITIGPAIDTGTRAAASGHDLWKTALELRAAAREFIQAHCHEPDLRGHRSEDSSGRSGA